From the genome of Thunnus thynnus chromosome 1, fThuThy2.1, whole genome shotgun sequence, one region includes:
- the irf8 gene encoding interferon regulatory factor 8: MSNSGGRRLKQWLMEQIQSGQYSGLLWEDDSRTMFRIPWKHAGKQDYNQEVDASIFKAWAVFKGKFKEGDKAEPATWKTRLRCALNKSPDFEEVTERSQLDISEPYKVYRIVPEEEQKNGKSSVMAMTATTSSGDTTDMDCSPAELEEYIKEEEGCSIQASPEYWSQGSINAFPVHQEPLPSGTPSSAFSQMMISFYYGGKLIQNTPVIHPEGCRIAPCQQHLGRGALYSSESMQSVYFPPAEVIEYERQRHVTHKLLGHLERGVLLRANQEGIFIKRLCQSRVFWSGLGEVGSQYGPMPCKLERDAVVKIFDTGRFLQALQLYQEGQFPAPDPTVILCFGEELHDLNNAKSKLIIVQITVVNCQHLLEAVNMRRPQPFCNNPNLEMSDEVASDQMARIYQDLCSYSGPQRPACYRDNMPITA, encoded by the exons ATGTCAAACTCGGGAGGTCGCAGACTGAAGCAGTGGCTGATGGAGCAGATCCAGAGCGGGCAATACTCCGGACTCTTGTGGGAAGATGACAGCCGCACTATGTTCCGAATTCCATGGAAACACGCAGGGAAACAGGATTACAACCAAGAAGTTGACGCGTCCATTTTTAAG GCATGGGCTGTGTTTAAAGGCAAGTTTAAGGAAGGGGACAAAGCTGAGCCTGCAACATGGAAGACGAGGCTGCGCTGTGCCCTGAATAAAAGTCCTGACTTTGAGGAGGTGACAGAAAGGTCGCAGCTGGACATCTCTGAGCCCTATAAAGTCTACCGAATTGTACCTGAGGAAGAGCAGAAGA ATGGCAAAAGCTCAGTGATGGCCATGACAGCTACCACCAGCTCTGGTGATACTACTGACATGGACTGCAGCCCTGCAGAACTAGAGGAGTACATTAAAGAG GAGGAAGGCTGTAGCATCCAGGCCAGTCCAGAGTATTGGTCCCAGGGCAGCATCAATG CTTTCCCAGTGCATCAGGAGCCATTGCCATCAGGCACTCCCAGCTCAG CTTTCTCCCAGATGATGATCAGTTTCTACTATGGAGGAAAGCTGATACAGAACACACCGGTAATTCATCCTGAAGGCTGCCGGATCGCTCCGTGCCAACAGCACCTGGGTCGTGGCGCCCTCTACAGTTCAGAAAGCATGCAGAGTGTTTATTTCCCCCCTGCTGAGGTCATTGAGTATGAGCGCCAGCGCCATGTCACACACAAGCTTCTTGGCCACCTTGAGAGAGGTGTTCTGCTCCGTGCCAATCAAGAAGGCATCTTCATCAAGAGGCTGTGCCAGAGCCGTGTCTTTTGGAGTGGGCTGGGTGAAGTGGGCTCACAGTATGGCCCCATGCCTTGTAAACTTGAGAGGGACGCTGTGGTCAAGATTTTTGACACAGGAAGGTTTCTTCAAG CTCTTCAGCTATACCAGGAGGGTCAGTTTCCAGCTCCTGATCCAACAgtgattttgtgttttggagAAGAGCTCCATGATCTCAACAATGCCAAGAGCAAACTGATAATTGTGCAG ATTACTGTGGTGAATTGTCAGCACCTGTTGGAGGCAGTGAACATGCGCCGCCCCCAGCCCTTCTGCAATAACCCCAACCTGGAGATGTCTGATGAGGTGGCCTCTGACCAGATGGCCCGCATCTACCAGGACTTGTGCAGCTATAGCGGCCCCCAGAGGCCAGCCTGCTACAGGGACAACATGCCCATCACTGCCTGA